The following are encoded together in the Chiloscyllium plagiosum isolate BGI_BamShark_2017 chromosome 19, ASM401019v2, whole genome shotgun sequence genome:
- the tmbim4 gene encoding protein lifeguard 4, protein MMDPYPRSSIEDDFNYGTSVASASVDIRMGFLRKVYTILSVQIILTTVTSAVFMYSDTIKGVVHGSPELVLVACLGSLGLIIALAIYRHQHPINLYLLFAFTLLEASTVAAAVTFYDYSVVLQAFILTTAVFVALTVYTFQSKRDFSKYGAGLFACLWILFLAGFLRLFFLSDTVELVFASAGALLFCGFIIYDTHVLMHKLSPEEYVLASINLYLDIINLFLHILRILQSLNKK, encoded by the exons ATGATGGATCCCTATCCCCGATCGTCCATCGAAGATGATTTCAACTATGGCACCAGTGTGGCGTCGGCCAGTGTCGACATCCGCATGG GGTTCCTGCGGAAGGTATACACCATCTTGTCTGTCCAGATTATTCTTACTACTGTGACATCTGCTGTGTTCATGTATAGTGATACAATCAAGGGTGTCGTTCACGGAAG CCCTGAATTGGTGTTGGTAGCATGTTTAGGATCGCTGGGTCTAATAATTGCTCTGGCGATTTATAGACATCAACATCCCATTAATCTGTATCTCCTGTTTGCTTTT ACCCTGCTGGAAGCTTCAACTGTGGCTGCTGCTG TCACTTTCTATGATTATTCAGTGGTTCTGCAAGCATTCATTCTGACTACAGCTGTATTTGTTGCATTGACTGTCTACACATTTCAGTCAAAGAGGGATTTCAGCAAATATGGAGCAGG TCTTTTTGCATGTCTGTGGATTTTGTTCCTGGCTGGATTTTTAAGA CTGTTCTTCTTGAGTGACACAGTGGAGCTTGTATTTGCATCTGCAGGAGCTCTCCTCTTCTGTGGCTTTATCATCTATGATACACATGTTTTGATGCACAAGCTTTCACCTGAAGAATATGTACTGGCTTCAATTAACTTATATTTGGATATCATTAATCTCTTCTTGCATATCCTTCGAATCCTGCAATCACTTAACAAGAAGTAA